One Pochonia chlamydosporia 170 chromosome 5, whole genome shotgun sequence DNA segment encodes these proteins:
- a CDS encoding ABC multidrug transporter (similar to Coccidioides immitis RS XP_001240132.1), protein MSCPTDRGFGPWAGNCRGGFDFTLLFEESVLCLSVQCIFLVGLPVRVWQLRREDGKVSRSFMKWVKIILSICLFTLNTALLALYTTTAAPTTQATIPAAAIVFLASLGVIILSYLEHERSIRPSFWLTMYLFFSTLLDLPRTRTLWMSISSKSIPAVFTCTVALRAIMFTVESVEKRGILLSKYKDASREMTSSTISRSAFFWLTPLFMTGYRRNLTLDDLDPLDPKLRSDRLYKALAVEWKKVPDKTANGALFGAWLRIFSWETIVPAFPKAFQIAFTYTQPFLVKQGIALAGMPEAQPYNNFGYGLIGAYAIVYTGIAVSTGQYEWLVYRTSTLMRGSIVGLIYQKTLHLDLNCRDVSPDGALTLMSTDTETVMHSVHQFHEVWGSVVEIAIGIWLIYRELGAACAMPVAVSFVVLVFMGFLAVYIGKAQADWIQASQDRVTTTSKTLSSIKWLKMSGLNDVSFSIIQKLRARELKVSRRFRMLMGGSLMLFICVPVWGPILTFVVYGINASRGGAGSLTFERVFTSYSLFTLVMTPLTSIIIALPTLASSFTSFGRIQNFLNGKERDDNRVLQGGDDDDGSKEFKEVEVALDADTVASIKGKFSWTEESEPVIDIQEWNIRRREFTLVLGPIGCGKSTLLKALLGELSAFEGSIRTNYSGVSFCDQTPWLPNESVRDIIIGPQAFDESWYDAVVRACALDIDVRTWPNGDETLVGTKGISMSGGQKHRLAIARAIYSRRELIIFDDVFSGLDAATEDLVFHNLFGKQGILRTSNMSVVVASSDVRRVPYADQVVLLSKNGTIERTGSPKDIENSIGSGADADWTGNMKEKANEAAKAAARQADTVVNTMETEVDTTRRLGNVAMYGFYARAAGWDTLFTFGVAMAVFAFCSSFPNIWLKWWANESITAPNDNLGKWLGGYVGLGVGSTIAILLATWQLFIVIINRSGAYFHDAMLRTTSRAPMSFHNTVDSGTTLNRFSQDLQLIDMELPGTALGVAVGISFGVAEFVMISVSSKYMAAVLPFLFLVFYPIQHLYLRTSRQMRLLDIELKAPLFSQLIGTLDGLATIRAYQWQDDLEKKTIDKLDESQRPSYLLYCLQRWLTFTVDMTIALIALIVIVLTTTLREQIGPGNMGIALSNILAFSGTLKTTITSWVMLEIALGAVARVRNFIADTEPEDDFDEYEDREDWPSKGAIEFDGVTASYSGKSSLALSLLRMLSQDSGTITIDGIDLSTLPHELIRSHIVALPQEPFIFDGTIRLNLDPSNTSDDADIIAALEKVQLWEKIESRGGLDATMHSKFLSQGETQLLVFARTMLRRSRVLILDEFSSSLDDATSEIIYDVLRTWFGGWTILVIAHKVQWVMDFDRVAVLDAGRVVEYGEPRKLVMTDSRFKTLYDMSVPKGGDEKD, encoded by the exons ATGTCTTGTCCTACGGATAGAGGCTTCGGGCCCTGGGCGGGCAACTGCCGCGGCGGCTTTGATTTTACGCTTCTTTTTGAGGAGAGTGTGCTTTGTTTATCTGTGCAGTGTATCTTTTTGGTTGGGCTGCCGGTGCGGGTGTGGCAGTTACGGAGGGAGGATGGCAAGGTTTCGAGGAGTTTTATGAAATGGGTCAAGATT ATTTTGTCAATATGTCTTTTCACTTTGAATACCGCGCTTCTGGCATTATACACCACCACCGCTGCGCCTACAACACAAGCAACCATTCCCGCCGCGGCAATAGTATTCCTCGCTTCGTTGGGCGTCATTATCCTCTCGTATCTAGAGCATGAGAGGAGTATCCGCCCCTCGTTCTGGCTGACCATGTACTTGTTCTTTTCGACGCTGTTGGATCTCCCTCGCACGAGGACCCTCTGGATGAGTATCTCGTCCAAGAGTATCCCCGCTGTGTTTACGTGTACTGTTGCTTTACGGGCCATCATGTTTACTGTTGAGTCCGTTGAGAAGAGGGGGATTCTGCTGTCCAAGTATAAAGATGCGTCTCGCGAAATGACAAGCAGCACAATCAGTCGGAGCGCCTTCTTCTGGCTCACACCGCTGTTTATGACGGGTTATAGGCGGAACTTGACGCTGGACGACCTGGATCCTCTTGATCCGAAATTGAGGTCAGATAGACTATACAAGGCTCTCGCTGTGGAGTGGAAAAAGG TGCCTGATAAAACTGCCAATGGGGCACTGTTCGGAGCGTGGCTACGCATATTCTCGTGGGAGACTATTGTGCCTGCGTTTCCGAAGGCGTTCCAGATTGCGTTTACGTATACACAGCCGTTTCTTGTGAAGCAGGGTATTGCGCTGGCGGGTATGCCGGAGGCGCAGCCGTATAATAATTTTGGGTATGGGCTGATTGGGGCGTATGCAATTGTGTATACTGGCATTGCT GTCTCGACCGGACAATACGAATGGCTCGTGTATCGCACGTCTACTCTTATGCGCGGCAGTATCGTTGGCCTGATTTACCAAAAGACACTGCACCTGGACTTGAATTGCCGAGATGTCAGTCCCGATGGAGCTCTGACGCTCATGAGCACTGATACAGAGACGGTTATGCACTCTGTTCATCAGTTTCACGAGGTTTGGGGGTCGGTTGTAGAGATTGCGATTGGGATATGGTTGATATATCGCGAGTTGGGGGCCGCCTGTGCGATGCCAGTAGCTGTTTCGTTCG TTGTCCTCGTGTTTATGGGCTTTCTGGCCGTGTATATCGGCAAAGCGCAAGCCGATTGGATTCAAGCATCACAAGACCGCGTaacaacaacatccaaaacactcagcagcatcaagtggttgaagatgtcgGGTCTAAACGACGTGTCATTTTCGATCATTCAGAAACTGAGGGCGCGGGAATTAAAGGTATCGCGGAGGTTTCGCATGCTCATGGGCGGATCACTCATGCTGT TTATTTGCGTTCCCGTATGGGGTCCCATCCTTACGTTTGTGGTGTATGGGATCAATGCCTCTAGGGGTGGTGCTGGATCCTTGACGTTTGAAAGGGTGTTTACTAGTTATTCGCTCTTCACGCTGGTCATGACGCCGCTTACGAGTATTATTATTGCGTTGCCTACGCTCGCTAGTTCGTTTACCTCGTTTGGAAGGATACAAAATTTCTTGAATGGGAAAGAGAGGGATGATAATCGCGTTTTGCAGGGcggtgacgacgatgatggttCCAAGGAGTTCAAGGAAGTTGAAGTGGCTCTTGATGCAGACACTGTTGCCTCGATTAAGGGCAAGTTCTCATGGACTGAGGAGTCAGAACCTGTCATCGATATACAGGAGTGGAATATCCGACGACGCGAGTTTAcgcttgttcttggccccATTGGATGCGGGAAGTCGACGCTGCTTAAGGCGCTGCTGGGCGAACTATCGGCGTTTGAAGGGTCCATACGCACGAATTACTCGGGTGTCTCGTTTTGCGACCAGACGCCTTGGCTGCCGAATGAGTCGGTGCGGGATATTATCATTGGGCCGCAGGCGTTTGATGAGTCGTGGTATGATGCTGTGGTTAGGGCGTGTGCTCTGGATATAGACGTGCGGACGTGGCCGAATGGGGATGAGACTCTGGTAGGAACAAAGGGCATCTCCATGAGTGGTGGTCAAAAACACCGTTTG GCCATTGCGCGAGCTATCTACTCTCGTCGAGAGCTCATCATCTTCGACGACGTATTCAGCGGTCTCGACGCAGCTACAGAAGATCTCGTCTTCCACAACCTTTTCGGAAAACAGGGAATTCTCCGAACGAGCAACATGTCCGTCGTGGTAGCTTCCTCTGACG TCCGCCGCGTGCCATACGCGGACCAGGTCGTCCTTCTCTCAAAGAACGGCACAATTGAACGGACCGGATCACCCAAAGATATCGAAAATAGCATCGGGTCAGGCGCAGATGCAGACTGGACGGGAAACATGAAGGAAAAGGCGAATGAGGCGGCCAAAGCAGctgccaggcaggcagaCACTGttgtcaacaccatggaGACGGAGGTAGATACGACGAGACGACTGGGAAACGTGGCCATGTATGGGTTCTATGCGAGGGCCGCGGGGTGGGACACGTTATTTACGTTTGGggttgccatggctgttTTTGCGTTTTGCAGCTCCTTTCCAA ATATCTGGTTGAAGTGGTGGGCGAATGAGAGTATCACAGCCCCGAATGACAATCTGGGGAAGTGGCTTGGAGGATATGTGGGATTGGGAGTTGGATCGACTATTGCCATCCTTCTTGCTACTTG GCAGTTATTCATCGTCATAATCAACCGCTCCGGAGCATATTTCCACGACGCCATGCTCCGCACAACATCAAG AGCCCCCATGTCCTTCCACAACACCGTCGACAGCGGCACAACCCTCAACAGATTCAGCCAAGACCTCCAACTCATAGACATGGAACTCCCAGGAACGGCACTGGGCGTAGCAGTCG GCATATCCTTTGGCGTCGCCGAATTCGTCATGATATCCGTATCATCGAAATATATGGCCGCTGTCCTCcccttcctcttcctcgtcttctaCCCCATCCAACACCTCTACCTCCGAACATCACGCCAAATGCGCCTCCTCGACATCGAGCTCAAGGCGCCGCTGTTCTCGCAACTCATCGGCACGCTGGACGGCCTGGCAACCATCCGCGCCTACCAGTGGCAGGATGACCTCGAGAAGAAGACCATCGACAAGCTGGACGAGTCCCAGCGCCCTAGTTACCTGTTGTATTGTCTGCAGCGGTGGCTGACCTTCACGGTGGACATGACGATTGCGCTGATTGCGCTGATTGTGATTGTTCTTACGACGACGCTGAGGGAGCAGATTGGCCCGGGGAACATGGGCATTGCGCTGAGCAATATTCTTGCGTTTAGTGGCACGCTCAAGACGACGATCACGTCGTGGGTTATGCTGGAGATTGCGTTGGGCGCGGTGGCTCGTGTGCGGAACTTTATTGCTGATACGGAGCCTGaggatgactttgacgagTATGAGGATCGGGAGGATTGGCCGTCGAAGGGGGCTATTGAGTTTGACGGGGTGACTGCGTCGTATTC TGGCAAGAGTTCTCTTGCTCTCTCACTCCTCCGGATGTTATCCCAAGACAGCGGgaccatcaccatcgacgGAATCGACTTATCCACGCTCCCTCACGAACTTATCCGATCGCATATCGTGGCCCTCCCCCAAGAACCATTCATATTCGACGGCACCATCCGTCTGAACCTCGATCCCAGCAACACCTCCGACGATGCGGACATTATCGCAGCCCTTGAAAAAGTCCAGCTATGGGAGAAGATCGAGTCCCGGGGCGGTCTGGACGCCACCATGCACAGCAAGTTTCTGTCGCAGGGCGAGACACagctgttggtgtttgcgAGGACCATGTTGCGAAGGAGTAGGGTCCTCATTTTGGATGAGTTTTCGAGCAG TTTGGATGATGCGACGAGCGAGATCATATATGATGTGTTGAGGACGTGGTTTGGGGGTTGGACGATTCTTGTTATTGCGCACAAGGTGCAGTGGGTGATGGACTTCGATAGAGTGGCTGTGTTGGATGCGGGGAGGGTTGTGGAATATGGTGAGCCgaggaagttggtgatgacggACTCACGGTTCAAGACGCTGTATGATATGTCTGTGCCGAAGGGGGGTGATGAAAAGGATTGA
- a CDS encoding rhomboid family membrane protein (similar to Verticillium alfalfae VaMs.102 XP_003008372.1), with protein MASNNYYYDDGHRPPPSYHSTPDPYSQATHTPYHSDYSTSATPVPHGAPGSGSHAHNPQQTHQSPFASVFDDNYAAASSNSLPHHGQYPDTAYYGQGGPSPGPGPHAQGDIPLQDRTGKNGDMNDHIYDAPETGMAGEGRKKKKKVRVGELGMLGSDKKRIPWVCYVFTVVQVAVFIGEVIKNGILTGSPIMIKPQFNPMIGPSTQVLINMGARYGPCMHNVKEIQGSTVPVLFLCPNATRNDQFCPLSEVCGFGGVPNPTFNNADQTPEPNQWFRFIVPIFLHAGLIHIGFNMLLQMTLAKEMEQAIGSIRFFLVYISAGIFGFVMGGNFAAPGIASTGASGSLFGVIALTLLDLLYSWSERRNPVKDLMFIILDIVISFVLGLLPGLDNFSHIGGFLMGLALGICLLHSPNALRRKIGGGDNTSYSAVNPTGDGTAPGFLKSPIGFFKGRKPLWWAWWLVRVGFLIAVIIVFIVLLNNFYNGTHTCSWCKYLSCLPVSNWCDIGTIQQTTT; from the exons ATGGCTTCGAACAATTACTACTATGACGACGGCCACCGTCCGCCGCCGAGCTACCACTCAACACCAGATCCCTATTCACAAGCAACCCATACGCCCTACCACAGCGACTACTCTACCTCTGCTACTCCCGTGCCACACGGTGCCCCTGGAAGTGGCAGTCACGCACACAATCCGCAGCAAACTCACCAGTCCCCATTTGCTAGTGTCTTTGACGACAACTACGCGGCTGCCAGCTCGAATAGCCTACCACACCATGGGCAGTATCCTGACACGGCGTATTATGGACAGGGCGGCCCTAGTCCTGGACCTGGACCCCACGCCCAGGGCGATATTCCCTTGCAGGATCGGACGGGCAAGAATGGCGACATGAATGACCATATTTACGACGCACCAGAGACCGGCATGGCTGGCGAGGGCcgaaaaaagaagaagaaggttcGAGTCGGCGAGTTGGGTATGCTTGGATCTGACAAAAAGAGGATTCCTTGGGTGTGCTACGTCTTTACGGTTGTGCAGGTTGCCGTGTTTATCGGCGAAGTTATCAAGAATG GCATCTTGACCGGATCTCCCATCATGATCAAACCACAGTTTAACCCCATGATTGGCCCGTCGACGCAGgttctcatcaacatgggAGCACGATACGGACCCTGCATGCACAACGTCAAAGAGATCCAGGGGTCCACTGTCCCTGTCCTGTTTTTGTGCCCGAACGCAACCCGAAACGACCAGTTCTGTCCTCTTTCCGAAGTTTGTGGATTCGGCGGCGTTCCCAACCCGACGTTTAACAACGCGGACCAGACCCCCGAACCAAACCAGTGGTTCCGCTTCATTGTGCCGATTTTCCTGCATGCGGGTCTCATTCATATCGGCTTCAATATGCTACTTCAGATGACGTTGGCCAAGGAGATGGAACAAGCCATTGGTTCAATTCGATTCTTCCTCGTCTACATTAGTGCTGGCATCTTTGGGTTCGTCATGGGTGGCAACTTTGCTGCGCCTGGTATTGCTTCTACAGGAGCGTCTGGTTCATTGTTTGGCGTTATTGCTCTGACACTGCTGGATCTCCTCTATTCGTGGAGCGAACGAAGAAACCCAGTAAAGGATCTGATGTTCATAATTCTGGACATTGTAATTTCTTTTGTGCTGGGTCTGTTGCCGGGGTTGGACAACTTTTCGCATATTGGTGGATTTCTCATGGGGCTTGCACTGGGCATCTGCCTTTTGCATTCACCAAATGCTCTGCGAAGAAAGATTGGAGGCGGCGACAACACATCCTACTCTGCTGTCAACCCAACTGGTGACGGTACCGCTCCGGGATTCCTCAAGAGCCCAATTGGGTTCTTCAAGGGCCGAAAGCCGCTCTGGTGGGCGTGGTGGCTCGTCCGCGTCGGCTTCCTCATTGCCGTCATCATTGTGTTTATCGTCTTGTTGAACAATTTTTACAATGGCACTCATACTTGCAGCTGGTGCAAGTACCTGAGTTGTTTG CCCGTCAGCAACTGGTGCGACATTGGAACGATTCAACAGACGACAACCTAG
- a CDS encoding mercuric reductase (similar to Cordyceps militaris CM01 XP_006666599.1): MSSSPEVQPNSSKSPSNQSSSSSVGPGGSESKDAVQVGPDGQPVKRGRRSNPKVKTGCSNCKQRRIKCDELRPACTQCVRSNKECTGYPPPPRSARPLVDVRIAPKPVLAIRPQAASVTTHSKIFKETTVLPPRRANRRKRQQAAVMQHALIAAAIVPPLYQPSSNLGFQQGEGLYFELFRVQTASELSGYFNSNFWAQRVLQECHAESAIRHSVIALGALYKTLEQSFYMTTLCSEKRELYMGSLVSHWQVAIKQYSDAMNAMMLLNGQSLRSFRTRLMASILLACFDSFIGDHKQAIRQIQTGLGLLEKLQTLYPNHRRPGPEGYIEDDLLIIFTRLAIQAKSYDMAFHFPQPYVIRLTPQQPQSGGSSPISSDIGSPGSPPSIPVPARFESLLDARLASDRLCEKLLRFIERLQIAKNNKSNVLPASWRQYGVDLKSELDAWAVAFEHIFHSRLDPRVGPVEKSGISALKMFQINTNVLFLMMFCDTEVQFDGFFPHFKAIVDLGWEVVSAEESRAAAEREMNSENGQHQHTNTKGAFRAGKFNTPHIKPSFSADLGIVPPLFVVATKCREPRLRRQAIQLLRSSARREGMWDSELAAKIGHWVMQIEESDTALSPTWDETVLPMKPIPEEKRVMVKSVDFDLRDRFADLRVGTRAVHEGSHDDRVRTTRLVW; this comes from the exons atgtctAGCTCTCCAGAGGTCCAACCAAATTCTTCTAAATCACCCTCTAACCAGTCATCCTCATCTAGTGTTGGTCCCGGTGGCTCAGAGTCGAAGGATGCCGTTCAAGTTGGCCCAGATGGACAGCCAGTGAAGCGGGGACGGCGAAGCAATCCAAAGGTCAAAACCGGTTGCTCCAACTGCAA GCAGAGGAGAATCAAGTGCGACGAGCTACGACCAGCCTGTACTCAATGCGTGAGAAGCAACAAGGAATGCACAGGTTATCCCCCGCCGCCTCGAAGCGCCAGACCGCTGGTAGATGTTAGAATTGCACCCAAACCGGTCTTGGCCATTCGACCCCAAGCGGCATCTGTGACTACGCATTCCAAGATTTTCAAAGAGACAACAGTCTTGCCTCCTCGCCGAGCCAATCGGCGGAAACGGCAACAGGCTGCCGTCATGCAGCATGCCCTCATAGCTGCTGCAATCGTCCCTCCATTGTATCAACCTTCGAGCAATTTAGGATTCCAGCAAGGGGAGGGCTTATACTTTGAGCTCTTCCGCGTTCAGACTGCTTCGGAGCTCTCAGGATACTTCAATTCCAACTTCTGGGCTCAGCGAGTTTTGCAGGAATGCCATGCCGAGTCTGCTATCCGGCACTCGGTTATTGCGCTGGGTGCTCTGTATAAAACTTTGGAGCAAAGCTTCTACATGACCACTCTCTGCTCTGAGAAGAGAGAGCTGTATATGGGATCCTTGGTGTCCCATTGGCAGGTTGCGATTAAACAGTACTCTGACGCAATGAATGCGATGATGCTTCTCAATGGACAGAGTTTGCGATCGTTTAGAACTCGACTCATGGCTAGTATTCTTCTGGCATGCTTCGATTCGTTCATTGGAGACCACAAACAGGCCATCCGTCAAATTCAGACGGGACTTGGCTTGTTAGAAAAGCTCCAGACTCTTTATCCCAATCACCGAAGGCCAGGTCCAGAAGGGTATATCGAAGACGACTTACTCATTATTTTCACTCGTTTAGCTATCCAGGCTAAATCATATGACATGGCTTTTCATTTTCCTCAACCGTACGTCATACGGTTAAcaccacaacaaccacaatccGGCGGCTCATCACCCATCTCGTCAGATATCGGGTCACCCGGATCGCCACCCAGTATACCAGTTCCCGCCCGATTCGAGTCACTTCTAGACGCCCGCCTAGCTTCAGACAGGCTGTGTGAGAAGCTGCTCCGATTTATTGAACGACTCCAAATTGCTAAAAATAACAAGAGCAATGTGCTGCCCGCCTCATGGAGGCAATACGGTGTTGACCTAAAAAGCGAGTTGGATGCTTGGGCTGTCGCTTTTGAGCACATATTTCACTCACGTCTGGACCCTCGCGTCGGCCCCGTTGAGAAATCAGGTATATCTGCGCTGAAAATGTTTCAGATCAACACCAATGTtttgttcttgatgatgtTTTGCGATACTGAAGTACAGTTTGATGGCTTTTTCCCACATTTCAAAGCCATTGTCGATCTTGGCTGGGAGGTTGTCAGCGCAGAGGAATCAAGGGCGGCAGCAGAGCGAGAAATGAACAGCGAGAAcggccagcatcaacatACGAACACCAAGGGTGCGTTCAGGGCTGGCAAATTCAACACGCCTCACATCAAGCCGAGCTTTTCAGCAGATCTCGGTATTGTGCCGCCCTTGTTCGTCGTGGCAACAAAGTGCCGTGAACCGAGGCTCCGACGACAAGCCATTCAACTGCTGCGCAGCAGTGCGAGAAGAGAGGGTATGTGGGACAGCGAGTTGGCAGCCAAGATAGGACACTGGGTTATGCAAATCGAAGAATCAGATACGGCTTTGTCGCCAACGTGGGACGAAACAGTGCTGCCGATGAAACCAATCCCCGAAGAGAAAAGAGTCATGGTCAAGTCTGTCGATTTTGATCTTCGTGATCGATTCGCTGATCTTCGAGTGGGCACGAGAGCAGTACATGAGGGATCTCACGATGACAGGGTTCGAACTACCAGGCTTGTTTGGTAA
- a CDS encoding transmembrane E3 ubiquitin-protein ligase (similar to Verticillium alfalfae VaMs.102 XP_003006272.1) has product MPPQAQNPAGAFLFILFLIWILFPEADYRNQSLALSDLAVDRLARYRDALNVLNTTAWGDFKDGFAWRDLETFREKGLKLSRHAVPPVDGHQLWDVAQGEAMWTNASGTVHGDWIRRPGSVSRGYDSYNLSRSVPEVEWMGHKMEWARNVTGETGRMMLRLNGNKTLNHYEQLPMDMAPLSGGIIRSLRGTATIEDTAGSGLNWEMKLWGVHWPRQGVILMTTTSEKFEGIFALPHLSPGPDFFQSSQMLLNRTLARVIRRKEKHVYVDQRMPWNSDVENPMYTAYPSPHCEYIMYAQVHPPLPPKSTAGEDQDPVPANMEDAINAIESELQYPVGAPIPRVPKLKMSAVIYSPDCSFFLETKGPPDYPPSEADHLVGMKKEVQTHQIKTWLLLYALVVFAQVRLLRDQMKESFTPSTMGRISFGTISTMLIVDGMTFTAAATWVSSAAATFLPTLALMFASFLSMTIGGSFLAKIYEVQLPEGRNRRDQPSTTQDTPTSVSVSATPTASLLPGPVTAPNRTETPVIIPSDQDISAEIASAASPLPIPINRNAPETPTFQAIVGRFILFSLCVSFLAISSSTWYPRPRSIFLNACAFIYLSMWTPQIYRNTLRNCRRALSWPFVIGQSILRLLPIAYFWVKKDNFLYATTDLSSFVFLAGWVWIQVVLLAAQQIVGPRFGVPMSWTPDAWDYHPVLREDNIEAGGLPIGLVVPEERNSLDRPSTAGEKSGVRAIDCAICREVLEVPVVRAGEEESTVSGVFARRMYMVTPCRHIFHTACLESWLRFRLQCPICREELPPI; this is encoded by the exons aTGCCTCCGCAGGCGCAGAATCCAGCGGGCGCCTTCCTattcatcctcttcctcatATGGATTCTCTTCCCCGAAGCCGACTACCGGAACCAATCGCTTGCGCTGTCCGACCTGGCGGTTGATCGACTCGCCCGGTACCGCGATGCCCTCAACGtgctcaacaccaccgcctggGGCGACTTT AAGGACGGCTTCGCATGGCGTGACCTGGAGACATTTCGAGAAAAGGGCCTCAAGCTGAGCAGACATGCTGTGCCGCCCGTGGACGGCCACCAGCTCTGGGACGTGGCTCAAGGCGAGGCGATGTGGACGAATGCCTCGGGCACTGTCCACGGCGACTGGATCCGCAGGCCGGGCTCCGTCTCCCGCGGCTACGACAGCTACAACCTCTCGAGGAGTGTGCCCGAGGTGGAATGGATGGGCCACAAGATGGAGTGGGCGAGGAACGTGACGGGCGAGACGGGCAGGATGATGCTCCGTCTGAATGGGAACAAGACGCTCAACCACTACGAGCAGCTGCCCATGGATATGGCCCCCCTGTCAGGCGGCATCATTCGCAGCCTGCGCGGCACAGCTACCATCGAGGACACGGCCGGCTCGGGACTGAACTGGGAGATGAAGCTCTGGGGTGTGCACTGGCCGCGCCAGGGCGTCATCCtcatgacgacgacgagcgAAAAGTTTGAAGGGATATTTGCGCTGCCGCACCTCTCGCCCGGTCCGGACTTCTTCCAGTCGAGCCAGATGTTGTTGAATCGGACTCTGGCGCGGGTTATCCGCCGTAAAGAGAAGCACGTATACGTCGACCAGCGGATGCCGTGGAATTCTGACGTCGAAAACCCAATGTACACGGCGTACCCGTCACCACACTGCGAGTACATCATGTACGCGCAGGTTCACCCTCCTCTCCCACCGAAATCAACTGCCGGTGAAGACCAAGACCCCGTTCCAGCAAACATGGAAGACGCAATCAACGCCATAGAATCAGAGCTGCAGTATCCCGTGGGCGCACCTATCCCTCGGGTTCCCAAGCTGAAAATGTCCGCCGTCATCTACTCACCCGATTGCTCGTTCTTCCTCGAAACAAAAGGACCGCCAGACTACCCGCCCAGCGAGGCAGACCACCTCGTCggcatgaagaaggaggttCAAACACACCAAATTAAGACGTGGCTTCTGCTCTACGCGCTCGTCGTCTTCGCCCAGGTCCGTCTCCTGCGCGACCAGATGAAGGAGTCCTTTACACCCTCTACCATGGGGAGAATCAGCTTCGGCACCATCAGCACGATGCTCATCGTCGACGGCATGACCTTTACTGCCGCCGCGACATGGGTGTCCTCCGCGGCGGCAACCTTCCTCCCTACACTGGCGTTGATGTTCGCCTCGTTCCTCAGCATGACCATCGGGGGAAGCTTCCTCGCAAAGATATACGAAGTCCAGCTCCCCGAGGGTAGAAACCGGCGCGACCAACCCTCCACAACCCAAGACACGCCCACGTCCGTCTCCGTATCTGCAACTCCCACCGCAAGCCTCCTCCCCGGCCCGGTAACTGCCCCCAACCGCACCGAAACACCCGTCATCATCCCCTCCGACCAAGATATATCCGCTGAAATagcctccgccgcctccccactccccatccccatcaaccGCAACGCCCCCGAAACGCCAaccttccaagccatcgTCGGCAGattcatcctcttctccctGTGCGTGTCcttcctcgccatctcctcctcgacatgGTACCCCCGTCCGCGGTCCATATTCCTCAACGCCTGCGCATTCATCTACCTGTCCATGTGGACGCCGCAAATCTACCGCAACACCCTGCGCAACTGTCGTCGCGCCCTCTCATGGCCCTTTGTCATTGGCCAATCTATCCTGCGTCTCCTCCCCATCGCCTACTTCTGGGTCAAAAAGGACAACTTTCTCTACGCGACCACCGACCTCTCAtccttcgtcttcctcgccggCTGGGTATGGATCCAGGTCGTCCTCCTGGCGGCGCAGCAGATCGTCGGTCCACGATTCGGCGTGCCCATGTCATGGACCCCCGACGCGTGGGACTACCACCCCGTTCTCAGGGAGGATAACATCGAGGCAGGCGGCCTACCGATCGGCCTTGTTGTTCCCGAAGAGCGAAATAGTCTCGATAGGCCTTCGACGGCAGGTGAAAAGAGCGGAGTCAGGGCCATTGACTGCGCTATATGCAGAGAGGTGCTGGAAGTGCCTGTCGTGAGGGCCGGCGAGGAGGAATCCACTGTGTCGGGGGTGTTTGCGAGGAGAATGTACATGGTGACGCCGTGTAGGCACATATTTCATACGGCTTGTTTGGAGAGTTGGCTGCGGTTTAGGTTGCAGTGCCCTATTTGTAGGGAGGAGCTGCCGCCTATTTGA
- a CDS encoding heat shock factor binding protein 1 domain-containing protein, with protein sequence MSSNDPNTIDKATSPDNSNADVSAAVEDLLNTLSNKFASVSSEIFAKMDEMSRRLDNLEAALQESKASEGSGSTKS encoded by the exons ATGTCCTCAAACGACCCCAACACCATCGACAAAGCAACG TCCCCCGATAACTCCAACGCCGATGTCTCAGCCGCCGTAGAAGACCTGCTAAACACCCTCTCCAACAAATTTGCTAGCGTCTCATCCGAGATATTCGCCAAGA TGGATGAGATGTCGCGTCGGTTAGATAATCTAGAGGCTGCGTTGCAAGAGAGTAAAGCGAGTGAGGGGTCCGGGTCAACCAAGTCTTGA